The genomic DNA GGCGTGGAGGAGGTTCCGGTTGTGACTTGCGTTTTTGCCGTTTTTGCGGCTCGGGGGAGGCCGCCGCACCAGCCAATCAACGCCGCCCGGAAAGAAATGACCTAAGCCGCTCATGGCCAACCTCCATTATTGCATCCCTTCACCTCTCGATAACCTCCGGCCCTCCTACCACCTCTCTTATCTCCAATCCTCGGATTCGTTTCTGGTCAATCCGCAATGGCATCCACTAAGCCTGTTGCAAGGCTGGTCGCCTACCGCCGGCCATCGCCTTAccttttgacttcttccCTTCGGCCAGTGGGCTCGACCGCAAACTTCTCGTCCTCGGTGTCCCGGGCAGCTACGCCTTACGGTCCCCCTCAACCTGGCTTCCGATTGCCCACCCCTAAGCGATGGGATCAAAGTGCTGAGACATCGGTGGATAAGGCCAGTAAATACTTTTTGCTGGCGGAGATGTTCCGGGGTATGTACGTGGTGTTGGAACAGTTCTTCAGACCACCGTAAGTATCGCTCGTACCCAGTGGTAATACAAAAGAGAAAGAGTGTCGATCTGATATGGCTTCTTATAGATACACAATCTACTATCCCTTCGAAAAGGGTCCCATTTCCCCTCGTTTCCGTGGTGAACACGCCCTCCGTCGGTACCCCACCGGTGAAGAGCGTTGCATCGCCTGCAAGCTCTGCGAAGCCATCTGCCCTGCCCAGGCCATTACCATTGAAGCCGAGGAGCGTGAGGATGGAAGTCGCCGGACGACAAGATATGATATCGACATGACCAAGTGTATCTACTGCGGCTACTGCCAGGAGAGTTGCCCGGTTGACGCGATTGTCGAGAGTAAGTTGACCTATACACACCAATTGATGATGATAGCTGACTATCATACTCCTTAGCCTCCAACGCTGAATACGCCACCGAGACCCGCGAAGAACTGCTGTACAACAAGGAGAAGCTGCTGGCTAACGGTGACAAGTGGGAGCCCGAAATTGCCGCTGCTGCCAGAGCTGATGCTCCCTATCGGTAAAACAAGACCGATACCATAATACAATTCAATTCGAATACCCAGTCCCTGGTTCTCCTTGCGAAAAGCAACCaccaaaagaaagaaaaggatctTTTTCTCTTATCATCTTGTACATACATATCACTTCAATTTGTCGTATTAGCAAACTGTACCAGTGGGGTCAAGGCAGATTCCGGTTCGAATCTTCCTATATTTTGTGACGAAGTTCAATTCAATTTCGTTTGTCTTTTGAATTGACACATTCCTTGGTATGTCGAGGCAATTAAGCTCCAAAGATGGACCAGGTAGGCAAGTTTTCGATCCATGGCGGCTAGGAAGTAAATTTGGTACTTCCCTTTCATCTACTAAGCTCATCATCGGTGGATGGGAGAAGGTACGGTTTTCTTTCAGGGGATCAATTCATAACACAACCACCAACGCTGCAACCGGTCAGACACAGGATAACTTCCATGTCATTGCCCACATCTACGTTCGGGGTATGGGTAATGGACCGACACCATTCGATTATATCAAATTGAAAGAGAAAGTGTTGTCAAGAATGGCAATAGATATGTAACTCTATCCACAGGCACGATCCCGTTCTAAGCATCGCAAAATGGTCCTCGCGCTGCCTATACTTGAAGACAAGACCGAGGACCACCGAAGCAATTATGACCGCAAAGGTGAGCAAATATATAGGAAAATGACAGTTAGTCTCCTGGAAGAGTACATGGCCATGTTAGAGCACCGCAATGCAGTTCAAGACCCTGAGTTGCATGAGATGCCCGCAGTGGCATTTGAGTTTATACTGGTCATTTAGCTTATTTGTTAGTCAATATCAATATGTTTCATTGCTATCTTCTTCGAACTCACTGCAAATTAAATTACAGGAAGCGTAGGAGTCTGATTGAGCCCTGAGTAGTATATGAAGAATGATCTATCCTACCAAACTAAATTAGCTAGAGCTGAGCACTAAAAAGAATGCTATACACTTTAGATTTTCAGTTCGCTACTACCTGGTAGGCAGCAGTCGGCAAACTCAAGGAAAGTACCACATATCAAACTGATGCCTGTGTCCTATAACATGCCAATACCAGAAACCCTACCTCTCCAAGACACAAGACACAACCAGCAACATGTCCACTCCCGACCAACCCCAATCGCAGATGTCCTATCTCACATGTCTCAATCGAATCTACCTCCTCCAAATCTTCTCAAACCATTACGACCTCACCCACTTTCCCAACCAATTCGTGATAAACATGCTCGCCACGGGCGGCCAGATCCTAACAGACATTTTCATAATCGAGGCCGAAGCCCAGCGAGACCCATCAAGGGCACAAGTCCTGGCGGACGGGTTCCGCATCCTCTACGGGATCGAGTTTGGGTGTGCAAGCGATGTACTGGCGGTGCCGAGGCTGGCTGAGATAGGGAATGCTTACGCCGGATTGCAGATTATGGATTGTTTGGGGAATGGATATGAACAtatgaatgaaatgattATGAAGGGTTGGATGGAGTATTTGGGAGAACGGCCTGCGGTGTTGACTGAGGCTTCAATGAATGGTGTTTGAGGGTTGCTATTATACTACCAGTTTGCTCTGCAGTGCTTGGTTGCTCCAGACGGTTTCCTATTAAGATACAAATAGAATAGCAATGTCAAGCTTTGAACTATAAGCATCTGGAACTGTTGATATACCAGTAGACTGTGTCGTCACGACACCAGGCATCAACCTCGCCAAACCGTTGCCTACTTGCATTGTCTTATAGACCTTCCCTtcaacatccaccacccTCCAACCAACTACCACCATGCCCTTCTACCAACCCCATCTCCTCAGCACCTTTGAAACCATGCCAACACCCTCCAAGACAACTCAAGTCCCAGTATGACTACCTCTTCTCCCAGTACAAATACTTTGCATTTCGGTACGACCATCTCGCTTCCAGAAAGGACTACCACGCCTGCATGCTCGTCCCGGGCGCAGACAAAGTCTACGTAATCCGCATCTTCCTCTTAGAATTCGCATATCCAGCCTCAAACCCGAACCCAATCTACCAACAGCAAATATACTCCTTCGCCAACGGCGGCCAACTAGTGACAGACATGGCTATCATCGAACATAAGTTCGATCCATACAATGTGGCTGATTTCAAGGCTGGTTTTGCGAATTTGTATGGGATCGAGTATTACGAGGAGATACGGGAGTTTCCGAAGATGATAACAGATTGCGAATATTCACGCGGACCTGTTACTATGGGTGATTTGGGTGCGCATATGCGTGTGAAGATGGATCGGGATCGGTATCTAGGTTGGCGAGGATGGTGCTTGAGCGTTGGGTTGGGGTGATTGAGTatggggatgaggatgtgtATTGAAATGTGTGTGATGTTCGGGGGTTGAAAGGTTGAAGGGTTGGTTGAAGTTTCCGGCGTTCTTGTTACGCGAGGATGGTCCAtttttgtttctgttggcaGTACTGGCTCTCTTTTGTTTATTATTGGGTGGTGGTTAGATCTGTTCTGAGCAGCGTTTGAATGGCTGAGTCTACGGTCAATCGTAATGAACTTCTAAGAACAATAGATTGATTGATATCAACATATAAATCGCTCCCTATGCATACATGTAACAGATCAAAAAAGCAGATAACCCCCTGGGCATTCAAACATGACAGTAAAACAGTACAGAAGTAGAAACACCTCAAACACCTATTATCCAGCTTTTTGTTTGATCCTCCAAACGCATTCTCTTTTGACAAGTGTATATGTACGCATCAGCCTACCCAAGACTTAATTTATTTCTTCCCACCAACCTTGGTTTTGAAGCTACCCTCAAACCCAGGTCTGGCCTTCTTCTTAGCGCCCCCAGCGGGCTTGTTTCCCTTATTACCACCCTTCTCATCACGACGTCTGCGCAGGTTCTCATTGCGCTTTTGCTGCTTGATGTCTTGGCTCTTCTTGACAGTGTCAAGACGCTCCTTCCACTCCCGCTCAGACTTGCGCTTCGCGGATTCCTTGCGCTTCAGTGCCTTCTTGAGGAGAGAGGTATCGTCGCGCACGCGCTCGCCGTGTGCCCGCTTCTTGGCGTTCAGCCACATGTCCTTCTCCTCAATGTCGGCACGCTTAGTTTCATCCAATCCTGCAAGGCGGGCCTTCTTGGTCTCTGCTGCGCGGAGGGCAGTTGCAGGGTCTTGGGCACCGTGTTTCTTGGGCTTGTCGCGGATGTTGGACAGAGTGGGGTCGGCCTGCTGGCCGTCTGCGAAGACAACGCGACCAAAAGCATAGTTGGCACTGTCAACTGATTCAGCGGGGGAGCGAGGGGAAGCAAGGAGGGAGCCGGAGCCTCCTGGGGAGAAACGGCGGGCAAGGGCTTCGTCGTtcttttgctcttcttcttccttggccttttGGCGGAGCATTTTCTTGTGGGCTTTACGTTGCTCTGCCTTTTGGCGGCGGGCTTCGATAAGTTCTTGACGGTTTCGTGCGGGTCTGCCGTTCAGGCCGTCTGCGTGACGTTTTGCGCGGAGCTCATCCAGACGCTTCTGTAACCGTTGCTTCAACTCCTCTGGTGTTGGCTTTGCAGGCTTTGGTTCGGAGGACTCTTTGGCGGATTCATTGGTGGTTGGGGGAGCGATGGAGGATATGGATGAACTGCCCGATTGAGGATTTGATGTGGGAGAGCCGGATGTCGAGGAGGCGGTCGATGGCTGTTCTGGCTGTTCGTTGAAGTCGAGGGAGAGGCCTTCAGCCTCGTGTTCTTCGTCATCACtgccatcgtcatcgtcatttTCCTGTTTTTTAGGCTCCTGTTTTTGCTCCTTCTTAGTGCCCTCGGATTTGGTTCCATTCTGTTGCGGGGCCTTGCCCTGCTCTTCCGGTTGCTTGTCCTTTTTAGCAGcatccttggccttcttcttttccttctgagcagccttcttctgcgccttcttctcctccttttgTTTCTTGCGCGCCTCTATCTCCTCCGCCGACTTGCCTGGCTTTTCCGACTGCTCATCCGGTTTCTGTTTCTTGGCACTCTCCGCTCGTTTCAAGCCCTCCTTGGGCTTCTCAGCATTCTCAGCGTCGGACGGCGAAGAttcctcatcatccccgGACCCAGACCcagcttcgtcttcgtcgcgCTTACGCTTCCGGGCGCTCTCGTCCATGACGTCCTTGGCCGTTCTGGCAGTGTCGGGATCCAATTTGGCCCGTTTGGCTTCGCGGGCTTCTTCCTTGGTCTGTTTCTTTCGCTTCCATTGGTCCTGTCCGGGATTCAATGGTCAACTGGGTTTGTTCAGGGAAGGCAGGGAAGGCAAAGAAAAGCGCAGACGCTAACACATGGGGCTAGTAAAAAGACGTACACTGCCATCTTCACCGTAATAAAACTTCGCCGGTATTAACGATAACAGCCCATCGAAGGCCTGCGCATGACTCCGTAACCGATCCTGATAGCAAAAAAAAGTTCGTCAACTCCCCGACACCGTAGGTGGGGGCAGAAAGGCACTACCTACCTCGATGTCGTCCATTGTGCTCTGCCTTTTTCCAGACTGCAGCACAAATAGAGCAATCCACCTAGAATTATATTTGCGATGAAGTGCGTTGGTGGGTGTATATCCTTAGAGAAACGAGAGCGGTGGTTTCAAGCGCGATAGATCTTTTGGGAAAAATTTGGGTGAAATCTTGGCGTTCACTTTTTCTCCGCTCGGCTGGTTCACCGCCCGCACATTGGTCTGTGCTTGGGCTGGAAGTATGGAGCATCTGAGGTTCTACAAGTAGTGAATTTACATGCGATTATCGAATTTAGCATCATTGTTGAGTAGTATTGGCTGTTGGAAGACCACAGAGTGATTTGAAATGCAAGGTAAAGCAAGACACATATGTGTTTCGCTAAGATAAATGCAGACTATCAATATAACAACCGAATCTCAACCATAGCACTCGTGAACACAAGCCATACCAGTACCTCATTACACTTGGATCTTCAACGGCGATGAATTGCTCTTCTCATCCAACCCGGGACACTCCTCACTCCAGACCTTCGTGACCTTGTCATAGGGATACGGGATCGTCCAGACGAGATCGAACCTATTCGCAGATATTAGCGCAGAGCAATGTGACCATTTTGACTGGAGAGATAGCTCACCGATGATAGGGGTACTCGGGCGGTTCCTCGACTCCCAATCTCTCTGCGATCTCCGCCATCCTCCCATGGCGCCATGAAACGAGAATGTCCCCTTCACCGTCATACCGCTTGATATGCTTTGCTACGCACTTGGCATGGTTCCGCTTGCAGGAGGTATCGACAGGGAGACCGAGGTCTTTAGCGAGAGGGTGGACGGTATCGAAGGAGCGTCTGT from Aspergillus chevalieri M1 DNA, chromosome 1, nearly complete sequence includes the following:
- a CDS encoding NuoI/complex I 23 kDa subunit family protein (COG:C;~EggNog:ENOG410PHFE;~InterPro:IPR017900,IPR017896,IPR010226;~PFAM:PF00037,PF13237,PF13187,PF12838,PF12800;~antiSMASH:Cluster_1.1;~go_component: GO:0016020 - membrane [Evidence IEA];~go_function: GO:0016651 - oxidoreductase activity, acting on NAD(P)H [Evidence IEA];~go_function: GO:0051539 - 4 iron, 4 sulfur cluster binding [Evidence IEA];~go_process: GO:0055114 - oxidation-reduction process [Evidence IEA]) — protein: MASTKPVARLVAYRRPSPYLLTSSLRPVGSTANFSSSVSRAATPYGPPQPGFRLPTPKRWDQSAETSVDKASKYFLLAEMFRGMYVVLEQFFRPPYTIYYPFEKGPISPRFRGEHALRRYPTGEERCIACKLCEAICPAQAITIEAEEREDGSRRTTRYDIDMTKCIYCGYCQESCPVDAIVETSNAEYATETREELLYNKEKLLANGDKWEPEIAAAARADAPYR
- a CDS encoding uncharacterized protein (antiSMASH:Cluster_1.1); this encodes MSTPDQPQSQMSYLTCLNRIYLLQIFSNHYDLTHFPNQFVINMLATGGQILTDIFIIEAEAQRDPSRAQVLADGFRILYGIEFGCASDVLAVPRLAEIGNAYAGLQIMDCLGNGYEHMNEMIMKGWMEYLGERPAVLTEASMNGV
- a CDS encoding uncharacterized protein (antiSMASH:Cluster_1.1); the protein is MPFYQPHLLSTFETMPTPSKTTQVPYKYFAFRYDHLASRKDYHACMLVPGADKVYVIRIFLLEFAYPASNPNPIYQQQIYSFANGGQLVTDMAIIEHKFDPYNVADFKAGFANLYGIEYYEEIREFPKMITDCEYSRGPVTMGDLGAHMRVKMDRDRYLGWRGWCLSVGLG
- a CDS encoding putative 60S ribosome biogenesis protein Rrp14 (COG:S;~EggNog:ENOG410PJGQ;~InterPro:IPR029188,IPR007019,IPR029190;~PFAM:PF15459,PF04935;~antiSMASH:Cluster_1.1) produces the protein MDDIEDRLRSHAQAFDGLLSLIPAKFYYGEDGSDQWKRKKQTKEEAREAKRAKLDPDTARTAKDVMDESARKRKRDEDEAGSGSGDDEESSPSDAENAEKPKEGLKRAESAKKQKPDEQSEKPGKSAEEIEARKKQKEEKKAQKKAAQKEKKKAKDAAKKDKQPEEQGKAPQQNGTKSEGTKKEQKQEPKKQENDDDDGSDDEEHEAEGLSLDFNEQPEQPSTASSTSGSPTSNPQSGSSSISSIAPPTTNESAKESSEPKPAKPTPEELKQRLQKRLDELRAKRHADGLNGRPARNRQELIEARRQKAEQRKAHKKMLRQKAKEEEEQKNDEALARRFSPGGSGSLLASPRSPAESVDSANYAFGRVVFADGQQADPTLSNIRDKPKKHGAQDPATALRAAETKKARLAGLDETKRADIEEKDMWLNAKKRAHGERVRDDTSLLKKALKRKESAKRKSEREWKERLDTVKKSQDIKQQKRNENLRRRRDEKGGNKGNKPAGGAKKKARPGFEGSFKTKVGGKK
- a CDS encoding putative phosphoglycerate mutase family protein (COG:S;~EggNog:ENOG410Q1BG;~InterPro:IPR029033;~SECRETED:SignalP(1-23);~antiSMASH:Cluster_1.1); the encoded protein is MLFSPVLSLFSFLALTLFVSSSAISSHHHHNRPTVYLLRHGEKPADRDNHELNKDGYKRAECLRTVFGEDSPFDIGYILAPRVKKNGDHRRSFDTVHPLAKDLGLPVDTSCKRNHAKCVAKHIKRYDGEGDILVSWRHGRMAEIAERLGVEEPPEYPYHRFDLVWTIPYPYDKVTKVWSEECPGLDEKSNSSPLKIQV